One segment of Alligator mississippiensis isolate rAllMis1 chromosome 13, rAllMis1, whole genome shotgun sequence DNA contains the following:
- the AURKAIP1 gene encoding small ribosomal subunit protein mS38 has product MNAGVNTAARCRLRARPPPPARPARAGTLSAGGGRSPRPDAADPELPARQEALPGASALAALGCCFVSDRVNKSVTDMLISRLTSQLAKAMRFTGHFLPRPVSSVLCFGPASANYSTQPSHNNGGHPQHSYALDPELEEMLVPRKMSISPLESWLTVRYFFPKVEVIGVRKKIGYEPTQQYDCPTSEVEADVEEEGGDLSGNKVECKNVLKIRRRKINRHKYKKLQKRRKFVRRAIIENRKKKRQKKFENELTLIWKRAGLKKPPEGWQTPVLFLRKSK; this is encoded by the exons ATGAATGCGGGGGTGAACACGGCAGCGCGCTGCCGCCTCCGCGCTAGGCCGCCGCCTCCCGCACGCCCCGCGCGGGCCGGAACGCTGTCGGCGGGGGGCGGGCGCAGCCCGAGGCCGGATGCGGCGGACCCGGAACTTCCGGCGCGTCAGGAGGCACTTCCGGGAGCGTCCGCGTTAGCGGCGCTGGGATG TTGTTTTGTCTCTGACAGAGTGAACAAATCTGTTACAGATATGTTGATATCACGACTGACTTCTCAATTAGCAAAGGCTATGCGATTTACAG GACACTTTTTGCCAAGGCCAGTGTCTTCTGTTCTGTGCTTTGGTCCTGCGTCAGCAAACTACAGCACCCAGCCCTCTCATAACAATGGAGGCCATCCTCAGCATTCGTACGCACTGGACCCTGAACTGGAAGAAATGTTGGTCCCTAGAAAAATGTCCATCAGTCCTTTAGAAAGCTGGCTGACAGTTAGATACTTCTTCCCTAAAGTGGAGGTCATCGGTGTTCGTAAAAAGATAGGCTATGAACCAACTCAGCAGTATGATTGCCCCACGTCTGAAGTGGAGGCTGAtgtggaggaagagggaggagacCTCAGTGGTAACAAGGTTGAGTGTAAAAATGTGTTGAAGATTCGCAGGCGGAAGATAAACCGGCACAAGTACAAGAAGCTGCAAAAGCGAAGAAAGTTTGTGCGGAGGGCAATAATCGAAAATCGCAAAAAGAAACGTCAG aaaaagtttgaaaatgaatTGACTCTCATCTGGAAAAGAGCTGGTTTGAAAAAGCCTCCTGAGGGGTGGCAGACACCCGTGTTATTTTTGAGAAAATCTAAGTGA